The Macaca fascicularis isolate 582-1 chromosome 1, T2T-MFA8v1.1 genome includes a window with the following:
- the OR6Y1 gene encoding olfactory receptor 6Y1 — MTTIILEVDNRTVTTHFILLGFPTRPAFQLLLFSVFLATYLLTLLENLLIILAIHSDGQLHKPMYFFLSHLSFLEMWYVTVISPKMLVDFLSHDKSISFNGCMTQLYFFVTFVCTEYILLAVMAFDRYVAICNPLRYPVIMINQLCGTLAGGCWFCGLMTAMIKMVFIVQLHYCGTPQINHYFCDISPLLNVSCEDSSQAELVDFFLALMVIAIPLCVVVASYAAILATILRIPSAQGRQKAFSTCASHLTIVILFYSTTLFTYARPKLMYAYNSNKVVSVLYTVIVPLLNPIIYCLRNRDVKAALRKTIHCRGSGPQGNGVFSS, encoded by the coding sequence ATGACCACCATAATTCTGGAAGTAGATAATCGTACAGTGACAACACATTTCATTCTTCTGGGGTTTCCAACACGACCAGCCTTCCAGCTTCTTCTTTTCTCCGTTTTCCTGGCAACCTACTTGCTGACACTGCTGGAGAATCTTCTTATCATCTTAGCTATCCACAGTGATGGGCAGCTACATAAGCCCATGTACTTCTTCCTGAGCCATCTCTCCTTCCTGGAGATGTGGTATGTCACAGTCATCAGCCCCAAGATGCTTGTTGACTTCCTCAGTCACGACAAGAGTATTTCCTTCAATGGTTGCATGACTCAACTTTACTTTTTTGTGACCTTTGTCTGCACTGAGTACATCCTTCTTGCTGTCATGGCCTTTGACCGCTATGTAGCCATTTGTAATCCACTACGCTACCCAGTCATCATGATCAACCAGCTCTGTGGCACACTGGCTGGAGGATGCTGGTTCTGTGGACTCATGACTGCCATGATTAAGATGGTTTTTATAGTGCAACTTCACTACTGTGGCACGCCTCAGATCAATCACTACTTTTGTGATATCTCTCCACTCCTTAACGTCTCCTGTGAGGACTCCTCACAGGCTGAGCTGGTGGACTTCTTCTTGGCCCTCATGGTCATTGCTATTCCTCTTTGTGTTGTGGTGGCATCCTATGCTGCTATCCTTGCCACCATCCTCAGGATCCCTTCTGCTCAGGGCCGCCAAAAGGCATTCTCCACCTGTGCCTCCCATCTGACCATTGTAATTCTCTTCTATTCCACAACCCTTTTCACCTATGCCCGTCCCAAACTCATGTATGCCTACAATTCCAACAAAGTGGTATCTGTTCTCTACACTGTCATTGTTCCACTCCTCAACCCCATCATTTACTGTCTGAGGAATCGTGACGTAAAGGCAGCCCTCAGAAAGACCATACATTGCAGAGGAAGTGGGCCCCAGGGAAATGGGGTTTTCAGtagttaa
- the OR6P1 gene encoding olfactory receptor 6P1 has product MRNLSGGHVEEFVLVGFPTTPPFQLLLFVLFFAIYLLTLLENALIVFTIWLTPSLHRPMYFFLGHLSFLELWYINVTIPRLLAAFLTQDSRVSYVGCMTQLYFFIALACTECVLLAVMAYDRYLAICGPLHYPSLMPSSLATRLAAASWGSGFFSSMMKLLFISQLSYCGPNVINHFFCDISPLLNLTCSDKEQAELVDFLLALVMILLPLLAVVSSYAAIIAAILRIPTSRGRRKAFSTCATHLAVVVIYYSSTLFTYARPQAMYTFNHNKIISVLYTVIVPSLNPAIYCLRNKEVKEAFRKAVMGRCHYPKDVLD; this is encoded by the coding sequence ATGAGAAATTTGAGTGGAGGCCATGTCGAAGAGTTTGTCTTGGTGGGTTTCCCTACCACTCCTCCCTTCCAGCTGCTcctctttgtccttttctttGCAATTTACCTTCTGACATTGTTGGAGAATGCACTCATTGTCTTCACAATATGGCTCACTCCAAGCCTTCATCGCCCCATGTACTTTTTCCTTGGCCATCTTTCTTTCCTGGAGCTTTGGTACATCAACGTCACCATTCCTCGGCTCTTGGCAGCCTTTCTTACCCAGGATAGTAGAGTCTCCTATGTAGGTTGCATGACCCAACTCTACTTCTTTATTGCCTTAGCCTGTACTGAATGTGTGCTGTTGGCAGTTATGGCCTATGACCGCTACCTGGCCATCTGTGGACCACTCCATTACCCTAGTCTCATGCCTTCCAGTCTGGCCACTCGCCTTGCTGCTGCCTCTTGGGGCAGTGGCTTCTTCAGCTCCATGATGAagcttctttttatttcccaATTGTCCTACTGTGGACCCAACGTTATCAACCACTTTTTCTGTGATATTTCACCACTACTCAACCTCACCTGTTCTGACAAGGAGCAAGCAGAGCTAGTAGACTTCCTTCTGGCCCTGGTGATGATTCTCCTCCCTCTATTGGCTGTGGTTTCATCATATGCTGCCATCATTGCAGCCATCCTGAGGATCCCTACTTCCAGGGGACGCCGCAAAGCCTTTTCCACTTGTGCCACTCATCTGGCAGTGGTTGTTATCTACTACTCCTCCACTCTCTTCACCTATGCACGGCCCCAGGCCATGTACACCTTCAACCACAACAAGATTATCTCTGTGCTCTACACTGTCATTGTACCATCCCTCAACCCAGCCATCTACTGCCTGAGGAacaaggaggtgaaggaggccttCAGGAAGGCAGTGATGGGCAGATGTCACTATCCTAAGGATGTTCTGGACTGA